From the genome of Armatimonadota bacterium, one region includes:
- a CDS encoding polysaccharide deacetylase yields MRTLKHFLKSLITLRLYQRYGDGLWETRQGILILMYYEVVAKRDERFRLFPVLCTTPETFRQQVEWLQKHWEVISMDEAERRLRQGAAADSRAVVITSDDGWTGFYKEAVSLGIAATVYVTTCALNGRLPWYVRWRLLLKHDPYLLKPLAHELGDFEPFPDADTAIDRLKKLDIARIERLWESMAKESGFREERLPRDWLMNREQVRQATSGAITLGAHTVNHPLLTHERSEVALDELRESKRVLESLSGQPVRHFAYPNGDHDDRIAALVAEAGYATAVTTQLGLEPSGRAPLSIEAGGRA; encoded by the coding sequence ATGAGAACGCTTAAACATTTTCTCAAGAGCCTCATCACCCTGCGGTTGTACCAACGGTATGGTGACGGTTTGTGGGAGACACGACAAGGAATCCTAATCCTCATGTACTACGAAGTGGTTGCGAAGAGAGACGAACGCTTTCGCCTGTTTCCGGTATTGTGCACGACGCCCGAAACTTTCCGCCAGCAGGTGGAGTGGCTGCAGAAGCATTGGGAAGTCATCAGCATGGACGAGGCGGAGAGACGGTTGCGCCAGGGTGCCGCAGCCGACAGCCGAGCGGTGGTCATCACCAGCGACGATGGGTGGACGGGCTTTTATAAAGAGGCGGTGTCTTTGGGGATCGCAGCGACCGTGTATGTCACTACCTGTGCGCTAAATGGACGATTACCCTGGTACGTTCGATGGCGATTGCTGCTGAAGCATGACCCGTATCTGTTGAAACCTCTGGCACATGAACTGGGAGATTTTGAGCCGTTCCCCGATGCAGATACCGCCATTGACAGGTTGAAGAAGCTGGATATCGCCCGCATCGAAAGGCTGTGGGAGAGTATGGCGAAGGAGTCTGGCTTTCGAGAAGAGAGGTTGCCCAGAGACTGGTTGATGAACCGCGAGCAGGTGCGGCAAGCAACGTCCGGCGCAATCACTCTGGGAGCGCATACGGTGAACCATCCGTTGCTCACCCACGAACGTTCGGAAGTCGCGCTGGACGAGCTGAGGGAAAGCAAAAGGGTGCTGGAGAGCCTGAGCGGCCAACCGGTGAGGCACTTTGCCTATCCTAACGGCGACCACGATGACAGGATCGCTGCGCTGGTAGCGGAAGCGGGATATGCTACCGCAGTCACCACTCAGCTCGGGCTGGAACCTTCCGGGCGAGCACCTTTATCGATTGAAGCGGGTGGACGTGCATGA